The sequence GAAATAAAACTTTCATGAAATTTTAACTCTAGGAGTTGGAAGCTTTTGTAACATGGGCTGTCAACATTGGACACCAGAATGAGGTGCTGCTTCAGAACAGAAATTAAAGGGGTCATTTCAGTTACACAGAGGGAAGATGTTACATTTCTCTGTGCAATTGGCTGGGGACTTCTCCCTTGGTAGCTGATTAACAACCAAGACGAACTAGCATAATACAATATGACACAGGATACAAAGCAATCCAAAATTGAGTCGAGAGTGCACAACAAGAACATAATCACAAATTAGTGGGAGGAACATGTCAAATTTACAAAGGTACAGTACAAGGCTTGGCAGCCTGGGATTCCCCGGAAGTTACTGCATGTATTGCTCATGCCATCTCAGCACAAAACTTAAGGTTTCTCATTCTCATAGGACTCAAGCACTAAACACAGACAATCACTACTAATCAACCAACCAGCTACTTGTGTGAGAGCTGTGCTCTGCTTTGCGCTAGGTATACATTGAGGTGTACCCATGCTTGCCTGAGTTCATAATTGTTGCCACTGCCAGCTCCCAAATCTCCCTCCATCAAAAACatacaaagaaaatacaaagtGTATGTGAGTCTGAGGTTtcttattcatttgaaactgactgctacattttgtttttccccAGGCACTGAGTCTGCATCTATGGTGAAGCGTGATGTGCCCGCGGAGATTGAGAAGATCACCAAGTACCTCCAGGAGCTGAGCAGCatgctcaccaccaccaccgctgaaCTGGTGGAGAAGATTAAGGCCGCTGACCTGACCAGCCAGGCTGAGTGAGTATCCACAACAGAGCAGCATTACAGAGACTCTGATGTGTAGAGCTTAACcacgtttgtgtttgtttgtttgtgtgtgtttatttgtttgttattttgtatgtatgcttgtgtttgtttgtttgtttatttgtgtacaaAAGTTTAAAAGATTTTCAGCAAATGAGCAGACACCAATAAATAAATGGAAAGCAATTTATTTAATTGCAAAAACTTTCTTGATTATGCCACAAATGTCAAATGATGATGTGCTAAATGTGGCTAACGCTTCCCTCTTCTCTGCTTTAGGGCTTACCTTCAGGAGGGCAAGGCTCAGGTGCAGCCACTGCTGGAGAAGGTCCAAGCACAGCTGAAGCCCCTGACAGCCAACATTGATGAGAAGCTCAAGCCCCTGTCCGGACCCATCCTGTCCCAGATCCAGCCTCTCGCTGCCTCCGTCGAGGCCCAGGTGGAGGATCTCCTCAGGAAGGTGATGGACCACACCAAGGCCCTGCTCCCTCCTCAGTAAATCAACAGGCCCCTGCTGACTCCAAATGTGCATTATCTTGAAGACAAAAACTTTTGTTGTTGCATCATGTCATGTATCACTGCTATGCTGCTCTGCTGAGCCCCTCTCAGCCTTGGAATGAGTTTACTGATTATTTATCTGAATCCTTAAAACGCTTCAGAGGTGACCATCTAATgcgtgtgatgtgtttgtggaaGAATGGCTTCTCTAGaatggtgtgtactgtatgttctgtgatgaaaatgttgaaaaacaaaaactcaaaagTGGTTTGTGGTTACAAATATCCACTGTGATGGTTTAATCACTAAAACCATGATCAATGGATCATGTGCATTAATGCATCTGATGGATCAGTAGAGTTTAGATGTGGATTTAGGCCAACAATATCAGGTAGCGAACTTAAGTAAACATACAGAAAAGTGTTGAcctgatatttctgatatacaAGCAGCCAGCCAGTGCAAATAGTGTGTTATTCTATATAAAATCAGTACCTCTACCCCTAAGATTATATGTCACTCATGCAATCAGTATCACATGCTGTGAGACATACAGAAAAGGTAAAGATAAACTTGGCCGACAAATGCTATGAAAACAGTGATTTCTTTAATGTGTTCAGAATTTATGACTGTCTTCCTGTATCTGTGCTGTATAGTCAGTGCAGCTTTACAAAGGTCTCTGGTAGAAGTAACAAGGAAGAAATATTTTTTACTTCACTTTGGGCAAAAATATGCCCAATCTAAGACCTAATGCATGTTTGAAATTGACACAAAAGGAATATTAATGGTACTGTACATCAAACATTATTTCAGTGCTTTATGACAAACCAAGTTGTCAATGGTGTCTTTCTACAATCCATTGatttaaggtgctctaagccatCTAATccacgcgttttttaggctaaaacattttatgtcacttactgcaaacatcacctaaccaaccactagctgtctgtgccctgaatacactgtaaaaaacgcaatctctgtggacagcacaggctccaaaaacagcaacaaaaacaacctgggcaaacctagcccataaaaacataacaaactgttccagcaaatcacagacgagatgcgcgtttaggagagtttcaatcgcACGGGAGCAACacgggaaggaggaggaggaagtagcgaactagctctctgttttgtttgaaaagtcaacagaagtgacgttacatcgcttagagcacctttaaacgaCATGTAGCCTTACTGTGTGCTGTAGATTGTGCTATCACTGTGCTTAATGCATCATCACTAACCATAGTGTTGTGATGCAGATGTTGCTGTCTCCAAATCTCTGAAGTAACCAAAAGAGGAATCTCAGTGATTCAGAATTTATTTCTGCCACTTGTTTTGATGACATGAACTGACATGACCAGCATGTTATTGTTGTAGATATGGTGAGAGCAATCTAAGTTTGTAGGCTGCATAAAATGGATGTGGTAAAAGATGTGGTGTTACGTTTGATAGATAATAGCTTCTCCGAATATATCTGCCTGTGTTTCACTTCATTCCAAAAAAAGCACAATACAATCAGATTAAAATTAACTGTGATCTCTGACCTGCAGTATAATAGTCTTCTCTAATAATCACTTGCACATCAGAaacaacaacttgcatttaCATATAGTGCAAAGCACCCCAAGCACtatgtactgtaaatgcaaCCTCACAATAAGTTGATTATtaacacattttcatattatttttatatactTTTCAGATCTGACTATCTTAAAGACTTTAAAATGAAGCAAGAGCTGCAAGAGCTGAGTTTGAGCTGCAAGAGCTGagttttatttgtttcttttaagaAATCTCCTTAGCATCTGTCTGAGGGGAATGCAGGTGGTGGACTCCTCCTGAGCAACTGGGCAGtcctgggtggtggtgggggccgtCCGCTTTGTACATCTGAACCTGCTCCAGACCCTTCTCCAGAATGGCTTGGAGGTCCCCTCGGTCCTTCCCAAAGAAGTGGGGGTCTCAGGCACAGTGGGGGTGTCAGGGGCATCAAAAGTGAAGGACAGTGTGTCCTCATGCACCATCTGGATGCTGTTTTTAAAGCTTATGGTTAACAACAGGGACTGATCATCTGTTGTAACATCCGGCTGCACAGTGAGGCCACAGGCAGGGTCCTCCACATCAGTTGCCGGGGTCAGGAGATCCTGGGTGGCTTGAGTAAGGGCAGCGGTCTCAACAGCCTGCTTCAGAGACATCAGAGAGGCCTCAGAGGATGACTGCTGGGGAGATGCTCGCTGCTCCACAGCGTGGTCTGATGTCTGATCCTCAGCGAGATGGACATCATCCACCAAGACGTCGTCGTCATCGTCGTCATCCAGCAGGACTTCCTGGGATGTTGCCTCATGAGCGCTTTTGGCAGGGGGCTCATCCTCCACCTGTTCTGCCTCCTGTTGGGCAACCTCCTCTGGCATCAGGTTGTCCTCATTGATAAAGAGGAGAACGGGGGTCACCTCACCAGACCTGGGTTCAGGGAGGGGACTGGGGACCTGGGAGGTGGGCTCCTGGGTCTCGACCCAACAAAGTCGGGGGCTGGGCGATTTGCCCGCGGGAAGTGGTGACTTGTCACCAGCACTGCTGTCGTTGTCGATGTGTTCCATCATGTTTCTCCAATAAAATGTCCGTATAGCAAAGTAGCTTAACAAGAAGTGACAAACAACAAGTTGGACAGCTCTATTTATAGCCCATCGCCATTGTGACGAAATTATATCGAAGTAGGCTACGTAGAAAATTTCGAATTATGGATGTATTGTTGCGTCTACATATTGCAGTAGGTAGCCTATAGGCCCAGCCAGGGCACTACCTCTAACTctgggtaggcctacgtttcttTATAACAAAACATATAGAATTCATACAACGAATGTATTATTCTAATAACCTCTCCCAGCTTAGGCTGTTATACGTTTCGCCGATATGTATCGATTAACGGATCAATTATGTCCGCCGAGACTGCCAATCTGTGTAGCATTGGTGTGACTCGCACTGTTGTTTTGATCTGGCTGCATCATCATAAGGAGCCCACGCTGTCGCGCCGTCTTTTAAAACTTGACTATCCGCGAAATGAGTAACATTGTAACCTGTAATGTGCAAATAAACATGACTATATGCTTTTGGACCAGTTAGGTTCGACGGAGATGTAAGGAATGACTATAGATTCAAGTGTacttagcctataggcctatcagaaagtTAGAAGACTAGCCTAATATTAAGCCATGTTTAGAGTTATGTTTTAAATAAActggctaaataaataaataaaggaaatGTATCCTCTCATACAAAAACACTGTATCAAGTAATAC is a genomic window of Alosa sapidissima isolate fAloSap1 chromosome 10, fAloSap1.pri, whole genome shotgun sequence containing:
- the LOC121721534 gene encoding type-4 ice-structuring protein LS-12-like, coding for MVKRDVPAEIEKITKYLQELSSMLTTTTAELVEKIKAADLTSQAEAYLQEGKAQVQPLLEKVQAQLKPLTANIDEKLKPLSGPILSQIQPLAASVEAQVEDLLRKVMDHTKALLPPQ